Below is a window of Desulfomonile tiedjei DNA.
CGCTTGCCGGCGTCCGACGAATTCGTGGAACACATGTACCATTGCCTCGACTGCCGAAACTGCCAGACGGTTTGTCCCGCGGGAGTCAAGGTAGGCGAACTGGTGCTGGAAGCAAGGCATCGGATCGAAGAGCATCGGCTACAACCCATTCTGAAGCGATTCATGCTTAACCACGCCATCCAGGACCAAAAGAGACTGTCCCGCTACATGGTCCCTCTCAAATTGTACCAGTCAACGGGGCTCCAATCCGTGATCCGAAAATCCTCCGTTCTGAAATGGATTTCCGAGGACCTTGAGTTCATGGAAGCTCTTCTACCCCTCCTTCCTTCTCGTCCTCTCATCGAGACAATCCCCGAAGAGATCCCTGCGAGGAGCCAACCAAAGGGCCGAGTGGGGTTTTTCCTGGGATGTGCGATGAACCTTATTTTCTCGAGCACTAGTCGCGACTCGATCCATTTGCTTACCCAAGCCGGCTACACGGTTGTAGTGCCCAAAGACCAACAGTGCTGCGGCACACCCAACATCGCGGAAGGAGAGCGCAAGGTGTATCGGGAAATGGCCGAGCACAACATCGCCCTGTTCGAGGACCGGGACGTGGAAGCGATCGTGACTGATTGCGCTGCTTGCGGCATGGAACTCAAGGCATATCGGGAGACCGTGTCCCCGCTGCCCCGCGCCGCAAAAAGAGCCGAGGCCTTTTCGCTAAAGATCAAGGACATATCGGAGTTTCTCGTTTCCGCTTTCGGCCCTGAGACCAATTTCGGTCCGATCCCGGAGAAGGTGTGTTTTCACGATCCGTGTCATTTGCGCCACGGCCAGAAACTTGTTTCACCGCAGCGAGATCTCTTGCGGCGCATTCCCGGCCTTGTCTTGAGTGACGTTCCGGATGAAGGACAATGCTGCGGGTCTGCCGGAATATACAACGTCACTCATCGGGAACGCTCCATGAAGATACTGGAGGCAAAGATCGCGGCAATCGACAAGACCACGGCGGATCGCGTGGTCACATCCAATCCCGGCTGTTTCATGCAGCTTGAGTATGGCAGGAAGCGATGGAACAAGGCCTGGTCCTTGTCTCACATATCTCAGGTCCTTCGGCTCTCGTTGGAGAGTAGTGAAGCCTAAACAGGGGTTCAGTCGGTTCGCGCTTCGGGACCGCTCACAATAATCGGTCGCAAGTTCATCATTTTCCGTTCCTTGTTTTGACAGAGACTCAGTACGATTTCGGGTTCCCGGTACGGGGGGAGGTGATTCCTCACAACAAGCTGGTTTTGCAAGCAAACTCGATTGAGCATCTCAACACATCCATTGGAGGAAAACGGCATGAAAAGATTTGCATTGGCACTGGTTGTACTGTTGACAGCGTTGGCGTTTGGCGTAACGGCAACCAATTCGTTTGCCCAGGAAAAAAAACCGGAAAAAAAGATCGAGAAATTCGGCGAAGACCAGAGATTTAAAGAGTGGAAGGGCAAGAAATGGACCACATCCGACAAAAAATTCACGTGGCGAGCGAGCGACCCCTGGGGTGGCCTGCTCTTCCATGATTTCCTGGTCCATTTCGCGGACAGCGTGAGGGCTGCGAGCGGTGGGCGATTGGACATCAAGGTTTTCCAGACCGGCGCGATTGTCCCGGCCATGGAAACGTTTGACGCTGTGTCAAAAGGCACCCTGGATTGCGGCCATGCCTGGTCAGGTTACTGGAAAGGGAAAAACGAGGCCTTCGTGGCCTTTGCTTCAGTTCCATTCGGCCTGGATGTAGAGGGCTTTAACATTTGGTACTACGAGCGTGGCGGAGCCAAGATGTTGAACGACCTGTACGCCCCTTACAATATGGTCTCCTTCTTCTGTGGCAATTCCGGTCAAGAACTCGGCATTCATTCGAACAAAAAGGCCATGAAGATGGAAGACTTCAAGGGGATGAAACTCAGGACGGTGGGCTGGTACCAGGACATCCTGAACCTGCTTGGCGCCAATGTCACCCCGCTTCCCGGGCCTGAAATCTACCTGGCTCTGGAAAGAGGCGTGATTGACGGCTGCGAATTCAGCAGTCCTGCAATCAACCTTCCGCAGGGGTTCCACGATATCACGAAATTCGTGATCGAGCCGGGTGTGCACCAGCCGAGTTGCCAGACCGACATCTTCATTAACAAGAAGAAATGGGATGAACTTCCGGACGATCTAAAAGCGATCGTTGAGATCTGTGCAAAAGAAACCCAACTCTGGTCCACACCCTGGATCGAAAACCTGAACGTCGAGGCCATTGAGAAGATGGGCAAGAAGGTGGAATACGTTCAGATGGACGATGCCACCATCATCGAATTCGCCAAAACGAGCAAGAAGTACCTGGATGACCTGTCCGCCAAGAATGCTGATGTGAAAAAAGTCTTGGATTCGCAAGAGAAGTTCAAGAAGGACTTCGCTCAGTGGCGCAAAATGCGCGGCGGCGTTGCTCCCTGGCCTATTGATGATGTGATCAAGGGAAAGCTTTATCAATAGCAGGGCAAGCCTTTGGTAGTGGAATAGCGCGCCCCGGAGAGCCTGTCGGCCCCGGGGCTTGCACCGCAATAGTATTTTTAAGAGGGGAAACGGCGATGAAAAAGTTCGTCCGCGCTGTGGACGCATTCAACGAGTTCTTCGGCAAATACGTGGCCTTGCTGATCGTACCTCTTGTCCTCGTTGTCACGTACGAGGTCATCCTCCGTAAGATATTTCATTCACCGACGGTTTGGGCTTTTGAGATGACGGTGTATCTGTACGGCGCACATTTCCTACTCGGCGCGGCATATACCTACCTCCACGATCGGCACGTTCGAGTCGACATTCTGTCTTCGAGGTTGCCCGTCAAGGCCCAGCTATGGCTGTCTATCCTGACATTCTTCGTCATCTTTGTGCCTTTTGTGGGCGGCCTGAGTTGGTCGACGTTGCTGTATGCCAGTCACTCCGTTGCCATGAACGAACATAGCTGGAGCGCATGGAAGCCGCCTCTGTACATTTACAAATGCGTAATGCCTCTGGGCTTTATCATGCTGTTCATGCAAGGCGTGGCCCACTTTATCCGCGACGTCTACAGGCTGAAAGGGGAAGAAATATGAGTCCCGAATTCGTAGCTCTTGCAATGTTCGGCGCCCTCTTTCTGGCCCTGTTTTCGGGTCATCCCCTGGCCTTTTCCTTGGGTGGGGTGGCCGTTTTCTTCGGCCTCATAGGCTGGGGCGGCTCACCGGATCAGGTTTTTTCGCTGTTCACAAACAAAACGTATGGCGTCATGGATGAATACGTCCTGGTCGCTGTTCCGTTGTTCATTTTTATGGCCCAGATGCTCGATGTCGCGGGGATTGCCGAGGCGCTGTTCAATACCATGCACGTGTTATGGGGGCCTGTGCGAGGAGGCCTCGCGATAGCCGTCCTCATGGTCTGCGTGGTGTTCGCGGCGTCCACTGGGGTGGTCGGAGCGACCGAAGTGGCCATCGGCCTCATCGCCGTGCCTAATCTGCTGAAACGTGGATACGACATACCCATGACAGCGGGAGCCATTTGCGCAGGGGGAACGCTAGGCATTCTCATCCCGCCTTCCATCATGCTCGTGATCTACGGCAGTTTGACCAACCTATCAGTTGGGAAGCTGTTTGCCGCGGCCTATTTCCCGGGATTTCTCCTGGCAACTTTGTACATCGCCTACGTCGCTATCCGGTGCGGACTCAACCCCGAGATGGGGCCTCCTCTGCCGCCTGAAGAACGCATGCACACCATCAGGCAGAAATCATGGATGGTCCTCACTACGCTTCTCCCTCCCGTGTTTCTCATTGCGATGGTGCTTGGGAGCCTCGTGATCGGCGTTGCCACCACCACGGAAGCCGCGGGGCTCGGCGCGGTGGGAGCCACGATTCTTGCCATAGCCTACCGGAAATTGACTTGGGCGGCGATCGTGGACGCGTCTGTGGCCACTTTGAAGATCACCTCCATGGTCATGATCCTTTTCGTGGGAGGAAACGCTTTCCAATCCGTGTTCATGGGGTTGGGCGGCGGTGACGCGGTTGCAGAGGTGCTCCTGGGTTTCCAGGCCAGTCCGTACGTGGTCCTATTCCTGATGATGGGCATTATTTTCTTCCTCGGATGCGTCATCGACTGGCTGGGCATCCTGCTCATCGTAACGCCTATCTTCGGACCTGTGGCTCAGGAATTGGGTTTTGATCCGTTGTGGTTCGGCACTCTGATCTGTGTTAATCTTCAGATGGCGTTCCTGACGCCTCCGTTCGGCTATTCTCTCTTCTACCTTCGAGGGATAGCGCCGCCGGAAATGACCATAGAGAAGATATACAAGGGCGTCGTCCCCTTTATATGTTTGCAGTGGGTAGGGCTTCTTGCCTGCATCTTCTACCCCCCTCTCATCATGTGGCTGCCCAAGGTCGTATTCGGTGAATAACATCTCCTGATACGTTGGATGACAGGGAGCAGAGCGAGGATATACAATGAACATACTGACCGTATCGAGGCTCGTCGGCTCGTATGGAGACGAAGTCGCCGCGAAAGTGGCGGAAAAGATGAGCCTGGAATTTGTCGGCCGCAACGGTTTGCACGAGCTGGCCATGACCTGCGACCCGGAATACAGCGACGCGTGCGGACTGTATGAGACGGAACACGGGCCGGGTTTCTTTGAACGGCTCTTCTTTGATAGACCCTCTTACAAGAGTCTTTTCGAGGCGTTGACCTTCGAGCAGGCCGGCCGCGGCAACGTGGTGATCGTAGGTCGCGGGGCCCAAGTAGTGTTGCATGACCTGCCAGGGGTTTTCTGCGTCCATGTCGTGGCCCCGCGAGAGATCAGAATCGAGCGGGTCGAGCAAAGGCTCGCCTGTTCCAGAGAAGAGGCCGAGCACTACCTGGACAAGTACGACCGAGAGCGGGCCAATATTATCAAAGCTGTCTTTGGAAGAGACCCCGATGATTGGTCTCTCTACGATTTGGTCCTCAACACGGCCCACTTCACGCCTGATTCTGCTACGGATGTGGTACTTCAGGCAATGAGCGGGATGAACAAAGTCTCCGATCAGGAAGCAGTCAGAGAGCAATTCAAGAGGCTCGGTGTGGCCAAAAGGATCGAGGCGCTCGTCCGCAAAAAGCTCACTTCCGCTGTGGCACACAATGTTGAGATTGTTCCCGAGCCCGGTGGCGTCATGCGACTTACAGGCCGAATTCGAGAAAAAGCTGACAAAGCGAAGGTCGAAAAGATCGCAGCGGAATACCCTGGTGTCATTAAAGTGGAAAACGAGCTGAAGGTGACTGAACTCAGCTTCGGAGTTTGAACTGGGAGAAATAGGCCGGAGGATCATGTCGGAACCTGTTCAGATTATTCTCAGCTTCTTTTTTCTCGTCGGGATCTTTGTGCTGACGCGTTACATCATTGCCTCGAAGATGAAGCGAGCAACCGGTCTTATCATCCGGGACCTGGAGAAACAGGATGCTCGCGATCCGGTGACTGCGGTCGATTTACCGTACGCCAAGAGGGATGTTCTGCGAATTGGCATGAGAAACTACCATGCCAAAGCCGTCGAGGACATGGTGAGCGCAGGCGTGGTAGGCAAAACCGGGGGCGGCAAGTACTATCTGCGGGTGAGCAGTTCGAGCGAACAAAGCTAAAGGCTCTGCAGATATGGAATCGCGGCGTGCCTTTCCCATAGAATCGATTCTGGGCATATAAGGCTATTGTTGGTCCCTCGGCGTGCCCAGATCATACAGTACACTTCCCCAATAGGTTGCAGACACGCGAAGTGTTGTTGTTATGGGGCTGGTTCTCCTCCTACCTCCTTGCTGCCGGCCCCAATATCTGTTAATTGAGCGCAGACTATCATCAATGGTGAGGTGTCTCGTGCGGATTCAACTGTTTGGCACATGCCTGATAGACACGATGTTTCCGGAAACAGGAGAGGCCACGGTCCGCCTACTCCGGCACTTCGGAGTCGAAATAGGCTACCCCGACGGACAGACTTGCTGCGGCAAACCCGCGGATAGCGGCGGGTATAGCCGTGAGTCCAAAAAAGCCGCGGAGCACTTCATTTCCGTTTTCGACCGAACTGAAGGCCCTATCATTATTCCATCCGGCTCCTGCGCTTCCATGGTGAAAAACCATTATCCGGAACTGTTCAAAGACGACGAACGAATGCGGCAAAAGGCCGAAGCCATAGCCGGCCGCACTCATGAATTGAGTCAATTCCTCGTCCATGTTCTCAAGGTCCATGAAGCAGGCCTGTCCGGAACAGGCAGGATCACATACCACGCATCCTGTCAGCTCACGCGGGAGCTTGGAGTCCTAGAAGAGCCGATGCTACTCTTGCAGTCCCTCAACGGCGCGGAGTTTGTTGATCTCCCACACTCGGATCGTTGTTGCGGTTTTGGAGGGATTTTCATGGCTAAGCTACCCGAGGTATCAATGGCCCTGGCCGACGAAAAGGTGGACACAATACTTAGCACTGGAGCCGACACAGTGACCGGCTGCGACCACGGTTGTCTCATGAACATCGCCGATGCCGTCAAGCGCCGTGGCAGTGCGGTTCGTGTCAAACATATTGCCGCGGTGCTTGCGGAGGGTTTGAAATGAACCATTCCACATCGAGCATCCCTTTTCGAGAAAACGCGGTGAAGGCGCTGAGCAATTCGGCCCTACGGGGTGCGATGCGCAACGCTACCGAAACCTTTGCAATAAAGAGGGCTGACGCTGTTGCCGCTCTGCCACTTGAGGAATTGCGTGAAGAGGCTTCTGAACTGCGCCTGCATGTCCTGAACAATCTCTCCGAATATGTTGATCGCTTCGAAATGAATGCCGTTCGAGCCGGAGCCAAAGTCCACAGGGCCAAGGATTCCGAAGCGGCTAGGGGCATCATAGCCTCCATACTTCAAGACCATGGGATCGGACGAGTCGTCAAATCAAAGTCCATGGTCAGCGAAGAGATCCACCTTAACGACTATCTTCAAGAGGTAGGAATCACGGTGGTGGAAACGGACCTCGGCGAGTACATAATTCAGATCGCAGGGGAGGGGCCTTCGCATATCATTGTTCCCGCGATCCACAAGGATCGCCGACAAGTGGGGCAGCTTTTTGCCGAAAAGTTGGGATGCGAGTATTCCGATGACCCAGCTGTTCTCACCGGAGTAGCCAAGAAGATCCTCAGAGAGGAATTCCTCTCGGCAAAGGCCGGAATTTCAGGCGCCAATTTCGCTGTGGCGGAATCAGGCAGCATCGTTCTTTTTACAAATGAAGGGAACGGCCGAATGTGCACCTCGTTGCCTCCTCTTCATATAGCCGTTCTGTCCATCGAAAAGATTATCCCGTCACTCGCGGATCTGCCTAAATTCATCCGCTTGCTGCCTCGATCAGCCACCGGTCAAACAATCACCAGCTACCTTTCCGTGCTGACCGGATCGAGGAAACCCGGCGAATCCACCGGCGCTCAAGAGATGCACATTGTCTTGCTTGACAATGGCCGCTCGGAGCTTGTCTCGGGCGAATATCGCGAGATGTTCAAGTGCATCAGATGCGGGGCGTGTTTGAATGCCTGCCCGGTCTATCGCGTGGTGGGCGGACATGCGTACGGCTCCACTTACCCCGGACCCATGGGGATCGTATTGACGGCCTTGCTCGAAGGCATGGAACGAGCCAAGAGCCTCTTGGATGCTACTACCCTCTGCGGCGCGTGCGGCGATGTTTGCCCGGTTAAGGTGCCGTTACCTCGACTCCTGCGCCTTTTGAGAGAGCGCAGAGTGGAACAGGGCCTGACCCCGAGGCTTGAACAAAACGCAATGGCCGGCTTCGGAAGGGTGGTCGAAAAGCCTTTCCTTTTCCACCTGGGACAGATTGCCGGACACGTGTTTTGGCCCGCTGTGAAGAAGTTCGGACCCGGTGATGCTGTCGGCCGTATGCCTCGGCCCGTTTCAAGGACCTTCAGGGAGAGATTTGCATGAATCGCGAAGAAATTGTGGCCCTTTTCATGGAGAATGCCGCCAAGATTGCAGCCCAGCCGATTCGGGTGGGCGACAACGACGAGTTTCACGACGCCTTGGCTGAAGCCCTGGGCGAAGGCGACTCGGTGTTTTGTCCCGGCCTCACCGAAAAAGAAAAAGCCATTCAGATTCCATCGGAAAAACGCACTGAGGACTATGCTTCAGCTTCCGTCTGCGTCGATGAGGCAGACGCCGGGATAGCGGAAACGGGAAGCCTGGTCTTCTCCAGTAAAACGGGGAGGCCGGTTCAAGCCGGCTTGCTGCCTGTGCATCACGTAGCGATTGTTTCCGCGGAGAATATCTACGAAACCCTAGAGGACTACTTTTCTGCCGTCGGCAATTCTCCTCCAACCAATATCACATTGGAAACAGGTCCGAGCAGAACAGCGGACATCGAGCTGACCCTCACCATAGGAGTCCACGGCCCCGGCCGACTCACGGTGATCGTTTTTTGAAGAAAGCGAAGAAGGTCTGGATGTTGGTTCAAGAAGTAAATAAACTTGGACGCGGCCCGACTCAATGACCACTTCCGCGGCTTTCGGCATTCAGAATTGCCATCTCGCCGCCAATCGGACATTGATTTTGGCAACCGCCACAATTCCGGCGAACCGGCAAACCATTTCAGGTTACATTATCGTCTGGGCGAAGATTTTCTCTGTCATGATGAAAAATCTAATGACAAAGGGAGGTGGTCGGGATGTCTGTACCGAGGATCATATCGGTTGCGCTGGTTATGATGTCAATCGCTTCAATGTGCAGCGTATCGATCTGCCTGGCGCAGGGCGCGGCGCAGTGTGAGGCGATTAAAAAATACCTGGGCCAGGTGGAAGAACTCTCGACCTTCAATTTCGGCGAGGATCGGGAAAAAAGACTCACAGAAGCACAAAAGGCATTGCACGAGCAGTTTACCAAACTCGGCTACGTGGTTCCCGAGGAGTTGGCCGAGCTGCTCAAGCGATACGTAGGCCTCACCTCCCTGGGCCATGATCGAATGAGGAAGGGAGACGCTCGGCTTCTGGTGGAGGGACGGGCCGTCCACGAAAAGATCAAGAAGTTGTGTCCGTGGGAATAATTGGAGAGGACCCCCGCCGGCTAAGACGCTTGCTGACTGATCCTCGGAGCGCCCTCAACGAGGCTGGTCATGATTCTCATGGTAGTATTCAGAATGGCTGGGAATCGTTCCGGATTGTGGTCGGTCCATACCAAGATAAGGTCGTTGCCTGTTACGAAAAAGAAATCCATTTCGTAGTGATGTTTTACACAGATTTGACGCAGGTCCGGCGTAAAAATCCAAGGCGGCGAACCTGGTTGGCCAAAGCTGACGTACAATCGCGTGAAATCCGCGTCATGGGAAAAGGTGTACTCGCGTAGGGGACGGCTCCACCGGAATCCGTGCAAGAAAATGCTGGAAGCCTTTACCAGCGCTGTCTGGTCAGGCAAATCCACCCCTGCTGCTCTGACCACACACACAACCCCTCGAAATACCAGGGGGCCTCGTACGTGATAGTTCCAGACAGCGAAATCCGCAATGGTGACCTCAAAACCTTGAACCGCTCCCCTCAAGGTGTTCAGGGACTCGCCGTATAAGAAGGGTGATTCGCCCTGCATGAACGGGAAGAGTTTGGGCACCAAAAACTGGGACAGCGCCGGCCATCTTGTTCGACGGCCATAGAAATCCATCCCCATTTTCTCCGCAGCACCGCGCCAATGCCGAGTCGTCCTGGCTTCAATCATCAGCCCTGCAATGTCGCCTGCCAGAAAAGTCGCCAGGAATACCACGGCGTACGCGATCCCCAGCATAGCGCCACTTGATTCCTCAACGCCCATCTTCGTGTGCCTTTCTTGCGACCCGACCGGAATCTTACTTATCATTCACGTCAGCAGCAACTGTCTTGACGATTCGCGGCCACATCGAGACAATAATTACTATCGGCGTCGGTCATCGTTCTAGGAGAACAATTACTCACTGTACCGGAATTGTCCAACACCACTGGGGCGCCGCCCGCCATAGGCCTTAATTAGAAGCCGACGGCGTGAATCATATTGGAGCAGGAATCAGGGGAGGGAACCATGAAGGCGATCAGAGTTCACGAATTCGGAGATCCCGAGGTCATGCGATTGGAGGAGATTCCCGATTTGACACCGGGGCGAGGGCAGGTGGTTGTGTCCGTTAAGGCGGCCGGAGTTAACCCGGTGGACACGTACATCAGGTCGGGCCTGTACGCCAGACGGCCCGAGTTGCCCTACACTCCCGGCACTGACGCTGCCGGGACGGTGGAATCGGTGGGTGAAGGCGTCAACCGAGTATCTGTGGGAGACAGGGTCTATACCGCCGGAACGCTTAGCGGGGTTTATGCGGCGGCGGCTCTTTGCGAGGAATCCCAGGTACATCCTCTGCCGGACCACGTGACCTTTCAGCAAGGGGCAGCAATGGGCGTCCCGTACGGCGTCGCTTTCCGCGCTTTGTTTCATAGGGCCGTGGCCAGGCCTGGCGAAACGGTCTTAGTCCACGGCGCCACTGGCGGAGTGGGAATCGCGGCTGTTCAGTTGGCGAGGGCGGCAGGGATGACGGTTATAGGTTCCGGGGGGACAACCGAGGGTCTGGAACTGGCTTTGCAGCAAGGGGCGCATCATGTGGTCAATCACCGTGACGCTGACCATCTGGAACAGGTCAGTCATCTGAACCGCGGCCGCGGGGTGGATGTAATTATCGAGCTGCTTGCCAATGTGAACCTCGGCCAGGATTTGAAATTCCTTGACATGGGCGGTCGTGTAGTTGTCATCGGCAGCCGCGGCACCGTGGAAATCGACCCACGCGATGCAATGAGCCGCGACGCTTCCATTCTGGGCCTGGTCCTTTTCAATGCCTCGGAACGTGAGCTGGCTACGATTCACGCGGGGCTGGTCGCTGGTTTGGAAAACCGCACCCTCCGGCCGGTGATAAGCCAAGAAATGCCTCTAGCCGATGCGCCCCGGGCACACAAAGCTGTGATGGAATCACATACGTACGGAAAGATAGTCTTGTTCCCATAATGAATGTTAGCAGGTCTCGCACATGGCAATGAACTTCTCCCGGCTTATCTTCAGGTAATCTCTGTCGCGGGAGAAGATCTCAAAGGTCACGGTCCGGTCATAGCCTATGCCTTGTAATGCTTTGATAATCCTTGGAAAATCTACGGTGCCCGCGCCCACAGGGAGATGGTTGTCGTCTTTGCCGAAATTGTCGCTGACATGAACATGTTCGATACGATCCGGGAATTTGCCGACAAACGAAACGCACCTGTTCCCGCGGTTGCTCCCGATATTCGCGTGGCCCGTATCCAGAGTCATTTTCAACGTAGGGAACATCGGCAGGATACCGGCGAAGTCATTGGGCTGCACGAGAGAGTTGGTTCGCGGGAACATGTTCTCCAGGCATAGGCATAGTCCCAGTTCGTCGGCCCTGGCGACCAGAGCGGCAAGACTGTTCAAGCCATATTGCCTTACCTGATCCACTACAAACACGCCCAGTCCCATGACATAGCTGGGATGAACCACTACTTTGAGCGGATTGAGCGTCGCTGCCACGTCCAGCGAATCGAGCATCTCTTGCAGGGCCGTGTTTCTGACCTGTTCAGAGAGGTCCGCGGTCGAAAGGAAAGTGGGGAGGTGGCAAACCAAACTCATTTTGTTTCGCTGGAGTGCTTCGGCTATCTCGTCTCGTTGCTGCGCAATGACGGTATGGTGAGCTTGTGGGGGATCCATAGTCAGTTCGAGGTAATCGAAACCCAGAGAAGCAATCACCTCCAGTTCTTCCATAACCGGCCGCACCGGGAAATTCATTGCGCCGTACAGCATTCTTCCATCCCTCCTGATTGGTTGTCCGTCCAGATTACCACAGTAAAAGTTGCCGGGATCATCGAAAAGTGCGGCACAACCGGTCAACCATTTTGAGCAATGTCGGGATCCGATGCGATCCGTGCATGGCCTCGACCTTTCTTGCCGCTTCCGTGGGGTCAATCTCCGCGGAGGTAACGTACAGCGGCCGGGTGCTTCTTCCACGCAGGACCTTGTGGGCATTCGGCGCACCCTTGAAAGGACTCTTTGCCACTCCGATCACCGCGACTTTTCCCTCCAGTGCCCAATAAAGATGCGCACCGAGGCCCGGGCTGTATTCAGGGCCCAGCCAAACGTACCCATCGACAATAACCGCTTCCAGTCTCACTTCAACATGGCGCAGCAGCTCCAACAAACATGGCAGCTCCCGTTTGTAGAAGCTTCCCGGTTCGTATGGCTTCACTTCGGCCATTGGTTCCTTAATGGACCGGACAGTCCTCTCCGAATCCCATTCCTCGAAAATGACGCACGCGGCCACCGCGAATTCCTTATGGTAGCAAACATCCAGAGCGGCAATCATGGGATTTTCAAGCGGAATCTGTCGGGAGGTTTTCTATAATTGCGACCAGGGAAGAGACCAACGAGTCTCGGGTGCCCTCAGAGACTACAAAAAGCCGAACGTCTCCCCGGCGTTTGATCTCTTCAATGAAAGCGCTGCCTTTCATCGCTATGGAACCGATGACCATGTTGGAAGAATCAAGCGTTTCGATCAGTGTCCTGCGGAACAGCGGCGAATAGCACTCCATCTTGCCTATTTCGTCTATCACCACAATTTCATCCGGTGTTGATGGAATCATCGACGGGACCGCGACGGCATCCAGGTCGTGGAGGTTCAATCCATACCGCCCAACCCGAAGACGGCCCTTGATCTTGTCGTGGGCCAGAATCCCTTCTCTCCCGTCCAGGGTGACTATCTTGAAACCGGTCCGCCGTCCCTTCTCCAAAATCTCTCGCGTAAAGAACCCCGTCAACGGCCTGCGGATTTTGCTGACAACCGCTTCGATCAGCGTTGACTTT
It encodes the following:
- a CDS encoding NADPH:quinone reductase → MKAIRVHEFGDPEVMRLEEIPDLTPGRGQVVVSVKAAGVNPVDTYIRSGLYARRPELPYTPGTDAAGTVESVGEGVNRVSVGDRVYTAGTLSGVYAAAALCEESQVHPLPDHVTFQQGAAMGVPYGVAFRALFHRAVARPGETVLVHGATGGVGIAAVQLARAAGMTVIGSGGTTEGLELALQQGAHHVVNHRDADHLEQVSHLNRGRGVDVIIELLANVNLGQDLKFLDMGGRVVVIGSRGTVEIDPRDAMSRDASILGLVLFNASERELATIHAGLVAGLENRTLRPVISQEMPLADAPRAHKAVMESHTYGKIVLFP
- a CDS encoding sugar phosphate isomerase/epimerase codes for the protein MLYGAMNFPVRPVMEELEVIASLGFDYLELTMDPPQAHHTVIAQQRDEIAEALQRNKMSLVCHLPTFLSTADLSEQVRNTALQEMLDSLDVAATLNPLKVVVHPSYVMGLGVFVVDQVRQYGLNSLAALVARADELGLCLCLENMFPRTNSLVQPNDFAGILPMFPTLKMTLDTGHANIGSNRGNRCVSFVGKFPDRIEHVHVSDNFGKDDNHLPVGAGTVDFPRIIKALQGIGYDRTVTFEIFSRDRDYLKISREKFIAMCETC
- a CDS encoding endonuclease V; its protein translation is MIAALDVCYHKEFAVAACVIFEEWDSERTVRSIKEPMAEVKPYEPGSFYKRELPCLLELLRHVEVRLEAVIVDGYVWLGPEYSPGLGAHLYWALEGKVAVIGVAKSPFKGAPNAHKVLRGRSTRPLYVTSAEIDPTEAARKVEAMHGSHRIPTLLKMVDRLCRTFR
- a CDS encoding AAA family ATPase; translation: MGANNLLVTGPPRCGKSTLIEAVVSKIRRPLTGFFTREILEKGRRTGFKIVTLDGREGILAHDKIKGRLRVGRYGLNLHDLDAVAVPSMIPSTPDEIVVIDEIGKMECYSPLFRRTLIETLDSSNMVIGSIAMKGSAFIEEIKRRGDVRLFVVSEGTRDSLVSSLVAIIENLPTDSA